A single genomic interval of Nitratidesulfovibrio sp. SRB-5 harbors:
- a CDS encoding efflux RND transporter periplasmic adaptor subunit: MRKKIIIGLAIALAVALIAAYFLSRREGRTEITQTATVSRATVRKVLDATGIIKPEVGAIVKTGTRFTGIIRTMHVKVGDAVKAGQIIAEIDDREQRAQQDQAEATLRKAQSELARVEASYPLQIREAEAQMAAAQADYDYAALNLKRRRTLVEQDLDARNTLDEAKQQSETTGNTLAARKATLDRLQRESTLAIKTAREAVNEAQSALEATNVRLSYSVIRAPLDGVVSEVTAQGGETVVAGFQVANLITVLDPTRLEMWIYVDETDVGQITPGMTVEFRVDSLPGRTFGGTVNQIYPQPEIRDNIVYYRALVRLTPQTSTDLRPEMTTQCRIVVQQKDNVLAVPNEALKWVGGEQVVFVQGDGAIRRVRPRIGLAGAETSEVLEGLAEGDVVGTKVVLPTSRGGGRPEQTPGGSGGSGGQGGGPGSGRPGR; encoded by the coding sequence ATGCGCAAGAAGATCATCATCGGCCTCGCCATCGCCCTCGCCGTGGCCCTGATTGCCGCCTACTTCCTGTCGCGGCGCGAAGGCCGCACCGAAATCACCCAGACCGCCACCGTCAGCCGGGCAACCGTGCGCAAGGTGCTGGACGCCACGGGCATCATCAAGCCCGAGGTGGGCGCCATCGTGAAGACCGGCACCCGGTTCACCGGCATCATCCGCACCATGCACGTCAAGGTGGGCGACGCGGTGAAGGCCGGGCAGATCATCGCCGAAATCGACGACCGCGAGCAGCGCGCCCAGCAGGACCAGGCCGAGGCCACCCTGCGCAAGGCCCAGTCCGAGCTTGCCCGCGTGGAGGCCTCGTACCCCCTGCAAATCCGCGAGGCAGAAGCCCAGATGGCCGCCGCGCAGGCCGACTACGACTACGCCGCCCTGAACCTGAAGCGCCGCCGCACCCTGGTGGAACAGGATCTGGACGCCCGCAACACCCTGGACGAGGCGAAGCAGCAATCGGAAACCACCGGCAACACCCTGGCCGCGCGCAAGGCCACCCTGGACCGCCTGCAACGCGAATCGACGCTGGCCATCAAGACCGCGCGCGAAGCCGTGAACGAAGCGCAGTCCGCGCTGGAGGCCACCAACGTGCGCCTGTCCTATTCGGTGATCCGCGCCCCGCTGGACGGCGTGGTCAGCGAGGTCACGGCGCAGGGCGGCGAAACCGTGGTGGCGGGCTTTCAGGTGGCCAACCTGATCACCGTGCTGGACCCCACCCGGCTGGAGATGTGGATCTACGTGGATGAAACCGACGTGGGCCAGATAACCCCCGGCATGACTGTGGAATTCCGCGTGGATTCGCTGCCCGGCCGCACCTTTGGCGGCACGGTGAACCAGATCTACCCGCAGCCGGAAATCCGCGACAACATCGTGTACTACCGGGCGCTGGTGCGCCTTACCCCGCAGACATCCACCGACCTGCGGCCCGAAATGACCACCCAGTGTCGCATCGTGGTGCAGCAGAAGGACAACGTGCTGGCCGTGCCCAACGAGGCCCTGAAATGGGTGGGCGGCGAACAGGTGGTGTTCGTGCAGGGTGATGGCGCCATCCGCCGGGTGCGGCCCCGCATCGGCCTGGCCGGTGCCGAGACCAGCGAGGTGCTGGAAGGGCTGGCCGAGGGCGACGTGGTGGGCACCAAGGTGGTGCTGCCCACTTCGCGCGGCGGCGGGCGGCCCGAACAGACGCCGGGCGGTTCCGGCGGATCTGGTGGACAGGGCGGCGGCCCCGGCTCCGGGCGACCGGGCAGGTAG
- a CDS encoding flagellin, whose translation MSLVINHNLMAMNAARNLSSSYGSLSTSVRRLSSGLRVGAASDDAAGLAIRELMRSDIAALNQGVRNANDAISLIQTADGALGVIDEKLIRMKELAEQAATGTYTSDQRLIIDSEYQAMASEITRIANSTDFNGIHLLNGNLSGATHDGSGLVSTGKLKVHFGSANDCSEDYYYIRIGTSTASALGVGSQAAEGKGKSISTQSAAQAALEGIENAIISKDKIRANLGALQNRLENTISNLQIQSENLQAAESRISDVDVSSEMTEFTRQQILTQAAVAMLSQANSLPRMAMQLLGG comes from the coding sequence ATGTCTCTCGTAATCAATCACAACTTGATGGCAATGAATGCCGCCCGCAACCTCAGCTCGTCGTACGGCAGCCTGTCCACGTCCGTGCGCCGACTGTCGTCGGGTCTTCGTGTTGGCGCAGCCTCTGACGACGCGGCCGGCCTGGCCATTCGCGAACTGATGCGTTCGGACATCGCCGCCCTGAACCAGGGCGTGCGTAACGCCAACGACGCCATCTCGCTGATCCAGACCGCCGACGGCGCCCTTGGCGTCATCGATGAAAAGCTGATCCGCATGAAGGAACTGGCCGAACAGGCCGCTACCGGTACCTACACCTCGGACCAGCGTCTCATCATCGATTCGGAATACCAGGCCATGGCCTCGGAAATCACCCGAATCGCCAACTCGACGGACTTCAACGGCATCCACCTGCTCAACGGCAACCTGTCCGGTGCCACCCACGACGGCTCCGGCCTCGTGTCCACCGGCAAGCTGAAGGTCCACTTCGGCTCGGCCAACGATTGCTCGGAAGACTACTACTACATCCGCATCGGCACCTCCACGGCGTCGGCGCTGGGCGTGGGCAGCCAGGCAGCGGAAGGCAAGGGCAAGTCGATCTCCACGCAGTCTGCCGCGCAGGCCGCCCTGGAAGGCATCGAGAACGCCATCATCTCGAAGGACAAGATTCGCGCGAACCTTGGTGCGCTCCAGAACCGTCTGGAAAACACCATCAGCAACCTGCAGATCCAGTCGGAAAACCTGCAGGCCGCCGAATCGCGGATTTCGGACGTGGACGTTTCGAGCGAAATGACCGAATTCACCCGTCAGCAGATCCTGACCCAGGCTGCCGTCGCCATGCTCTCGCAGGCTAACTCCCTGCCGCGTATGGCCATGCAGCTGCTGGGCGGCTAA
- a CDS encoding ABC transporter ATP-binding protein, with protein MSTPPISTPDGAPAAPLVELSGITRSFTQGDLTVDVLRGVSFSIARGEFVAIQGSSGSGKSTLLHILGLLDSPTSGRYVLDGHDVSHLDDDARSEARNQLTGFVFQNFYLIPYATALDNVLLPGLYSHKNLRAQRKRAEDLLHRVGLGDRMDFVPARLSGGQQQRVALARALLNDPALILADEPTGQLDSTTSADILDLLADINRTGKAVVVVTHDAETAARARRRIVIRDGVIESDGLQGGAAAGGAPA; from the coding sequence ATGAGCACGCCCCCCATTTCCACTCCCGACGGCGCGCCCGCTGCGCCGCTGGTCGAGCTGTCCGGCATCACCCGCAGCTTCACGCAGGGCGACCTGACCGTGGACGTGCTGCGCGGCGTCAGCTTTTCCATCGCGCGCGGCGAGTTCGTGGCCATCCAGGGGTCTTCCGGCTCCGGCAAGTCCACGCTGCTGCACATCCTGGGCCTGCTGGACAGCCCCACATCGGGCCGCTACGTGCTGGACGGGCACGACGTGTCGCACCTGGACGACGACGCCCGGTCGGAGGCACGCAACCAGCTGACCGGCTTCGTGTTCCAGAACTTCTACCTCATCCCCTACGCCACGGCGCTGGACAACGTGCTGCTGCCCGGCCTGTACAGCCACAAGAACCTGCGTGCCCAACGCAAGCGGGCGGAAGACCTGCTGCACCGCGTGGGCCTGGGCGACCGCATGGACTTCGTGCCCGCGCGCCTTTCCGGCGGGCAGCAGCAGCGCGTGGCCCTGGCCCGCGCCCTGCTGAACGACCCCGCCCTTATCCTGGCCGACGAACCCACCGGCCAGCTCGATTCCACCACCAGCGCGGACATCCTGGACCTGCTCGCGGACATCAACCGCACCGGCAAGGCCGTGGTGGTGGTGACCCACGACGCGGAAACCGCCGCCCGCGCGCGGCGGCGCATCGTCATCCGCGACGGGGTCATCGAAAGCGACGGCCTGCAGGGCGGCGCGGCGGCAGGTGGAGCCCCGGCATGA
- a CDS encoding ABC transporter permease has product MTTPAGTAPGPAPDPTIGSATGPAPGRFGGRSLPALAREGWRAATLGLSALLAYRLRSFFVIAAVSLGIASLTVIVAAVDGASKKADEIADMFGPDAVLVFGGNIVNRAVGARTLTLTWEDAARIRQSLPGAYIVLPMRSKGNVRLKHESNNYDVSLVAGTTENYARAWNWPLVEGRDLTAEDVQRGARVALLGDKPARELFGDESPVGRTFLMSGVPFTVVGLMQYRGMSGGGGNVDDRVVIPLTTLTQRFNMDRRYFRALRVKFEDTAGMDAHVEDLRSLLRHLHRLAPEDPDDFTILTAREVLKFLSVIKGGLVLFLGVTAAAAMIVGGFVLANLFLLSVTERRVEIGLKKALGAPGRAILLQFLMESLALTLCGAVGGVLLGALMGQMLERLGLIEMVLSAKVFLLALAAATAVGLVFGLRPARQAAALDPIQALRGGE; this is encoded by the coding sequence ATGACCACCCCGGCTGGCACCGCACCCGGCCCGGCACCTGATCCGACCATTGGTTCGGCCACTGGTCCGGCACCTGGCCGTTTCGGCGGGCGGAGCCTGCCCGCGCTGGCGCGCGAAGGCTGGCGCGCCGCGACGCTGGGCCTTTCCGCGCTGCTGGCCTACCGGCTGCGCAGCTTCTTCGTCATCGCCGCCGTGTCGCTGGGCATCGCCTCGCTGACGGTCATCGTGGCCGCCGTGGACGGCGCGTCCAAGAAGGCCGACGAAATCGCCGACATGTTCGGGCCGGACGCGGTGCTGGTGTTCGGCGGCAACATCGTCAACCGCGCCGTGGGCGCCCGCACCCTTACCCTTACCTGGGAGGACGCGGCGCGCATCCGCCAGTCGCTGCCGGGCGCGTACATCGTGCTGCCCATGCGCTCCAAGGGCAACGTGCGCCTGAAGCACGAATCCAACAACTACGACGTGTCGCTGGTGGCGGGTACCACCGAGAACTACGCCAGGGCCTGGAACTGGCCGCTGGTGGAAGGCCGCGACCTGACGGCGGAAGACGTGCAGCGCGGCGCCCGCGTGGCCCTGCTGGGCGACAAGCCCGCCCGCGAGCTGTTCGGCGACGAAAGCCCCGTGGGCCGCACTTTCCTGATGTCCGGCGTGCCGTTCACCGTGGTGGGACTGATGCAGTACCGGGGCATGTCCGGCGGCGGCGGCAACGTGGACGACCGCGTGGTCATTCCCCTCACCACGCTGACCCAGCGCTTCAACATGGACCGCCGCTACTTCCGCGCCCTGCGCGTGAAGTTCGAGGACACGGCGGGCATGGACGCCCACGTGGAAGACCTGCGCAGCCTGCTGCGCCACCTGCACCGCCTGGCGCCCGAAGACCCCGACGACTTCACCATACTCACCGCGCGCGAAGTGCTGAAATTCCTGTCCGTCATCAAGGGCGGGCTGGTGCTGTTCCTGGGGGTGACGGCGGCGGCGGCCATGATCGTGGGCGGTTTCGTGCTGGCCAACCTGTTCCTGCTCTCGGTCACCGAGCGGCGGGTGGAGATCGGTCTCAAGAAGGCCCTGGGTGCGCCGGGGCGGGCCATCCTGCTGCAATTTCTCATGGAATCGCTGGCGTTGACCCTGTGCGGCGCGGTGGGCGGGGTGCTGCTGGGCGCACTGATGGGCCAGATGCTGGAACGTCTGGGGCTCATCGAGATGGTGCTGTCGGCCAAGGTGTTTCTGCTGGCCCTTGCCGCGGCCACGGCGGTGGGGCTGGTGTTCGGGCTGCGCCCGGCGCGGCAGGCCGCCGCGCTGGATCCCATCCAGGCCCTGCGCGGGGGTGAGTGA
- a CDS encoding alpha/beta hydrolase: MKEILLTTLAMLSALVFADSAKAAGGNAFGLIYRGAITENAKNKINIHPVTYTLNGLKIAANVYTPAGYDAARKYPAVVVAHPNGGVKEQVAGLYAQRLAENGYVTIAADASYQGASEGTPRNIDKPYYRTEDIHGMADYIGSYPGVDANRLGVLGICGGGGYTLHAAKSDKRFKAVATLSMFNSGQVRRNGYMNTMLDSVQSRLKAASDARAKEISTGEIDYSGNVDFDALTDESISRIPTDLYREGMIYYGQTHRHPNSTFRYTTGSLMELMSWDATDHLELINAPLLMMAGEKADSLYMTEEAFRKAVGTRDKELFKIPGATHIQTYHVPEYVALAVTKLKEFYGRNL; this comes from the coding sequence ATGAAAGAAATACTTCTGACAACCCTGGCCATGCTCTCTGCGCTGGTTTTTGCCGATTCCGCAAAAGCTGCCGGGGGTAATGCATTCGGCCTTATCTACCGGGGGGCCATCACGGAAAACGCCAAGAACAAGATCAACATACACCCCGTAACCTACACGCTGAACGGCCTAAAAATTGCGGCCAACGTCTACACGCCTGCCGGATATGATGCCGCCCGCAAGTATCCCGCCGTGGTGGTGGCCCACCCCAACGGGGGCGTCAAGGAGCAGGTGGCAGGCCTCTATGCCCAGCGACTGGCGGAAAACGGCTATGTCACCATCGCGGCGGACGCATCCTATCAGGGGGCCAGCGAAGGTACGCCCAGAAACATCGACAAGCCCTATTACCGCACGGAAGACATCCACGGCATGGCCGACTACATCGGCAGCTATCCCGGTGTCGACGCCAATCGCCTTGGCGTACTGGGCATATGCGGCGGAGGCGGCTACACGCTGCATGCCGCAAAATCCGACAAGCGCTTCAAGGCCGTGGCAACCCTGAGCATGTTCAACTCCGGCCAGGTGCGGCGCAACGGCTACATGAACACGATGCTTGATTCCGTGCAGTCCCGCCTGAAAGCGGCCTCTGACGCACGCGCCAAGGAAATATCCACCGGCGAGATCGACTACTCCGGCAACGTTGATTTCGACGCCCTGACGGACGAAAGCATCAGCAGGATTCCCACCGACCTCTACCGGGAAGGCATGATCTACTACGGGCAGACGCACCGGCATCCCAATTCCACCTTCCGCTACACGACAGGCAGCCTCATGGAACTGATGAGTTGGGACGCCACCGACCATCTCGAACTGATCAATGCCCCGCTGCTGATGATGGCCGGCGAGAAAGCCGACTCGCTGTACATGACCGAAGAGGCATTCCGCAAAGCGGTGGGAACCAGGGACAAGGAACTCTTCAAGATTCCCGGGGCAACGCATATCCAGACCTACCATGTACCGGAATATGTCGCCCTTGCCGTCACCAAGCTCAAGGAATTCTACGGCAGAAACCTGTAA
- a CDS encoding carboxymuconolactone decarboxylase family protein, translating to MPSRNSVPLLALCLIASVGIPAISHAKNENHDNHLSNKQKSIIPIAAFTANGDTAKLKSALVQGLENGMTINEIKEVIVQMYAYAGFPRSLTGLDTFLAVLEDRKGRGIRDEIGKDATPLPAGASIRDLGTAVQTRIVGRPVRGPVYEFAPIIDTFLKEHLFGDIFGRDVLDLQERELATVAALASLPAEPQLRSHLNVCMNVGLTEPQMRAFVSILDAEVGKDEAERSERLLDAVVQSRQQAK from the coding sequence ATGCCAAGCAGAAACTCCGTGCCGCTATTGGCACTATGCCTCATCGCATCAGTTGGAATCCCGGCAATATCTCACGCCAAGAACGAAAACCACGACAACCATTTGAGCAACAAGCAAAAGAGCATCATTCCCATTGCAGCCTTTACCGCAAATGGGGACACCGCAAAACTGAAGTCCGCTCTCGTTCAGGGCCTGGAAAACGGCATGACCATCAACGAGATCAAGGAAGTTATCGTCCAGATGTATGCCTACGCGGGATTCCCTCGGAGCCTTACCGGTCTCGACACCTTCCTCGCCGTCCTTGAAGACCGGAAAGGGCGAGGCATCAGGGACGAAATCGGCAAAGACGCCACCCCCTTGCCCGCCGGTGCGAGCATTCGTGACCTCGGCACGGCCGTCCAGACCAGGATTGTCGGCAGACCGGTCAGAGGCCCTGTCTACGAGTTCGCCCCCATCATCGACACGTTTTTGAAGGAGCACCTTTTCGGCGACATATTCGGGCGTGACGTGCTTGACCTCCAAGAAAGGGAACTGGCAACCGTGGCCGCCCTGGCCAGCCTTCCCGCCGAACCCCAGCTGCGCTCCCACCTGAACGTCTGCATGAATGTCGGCCTAACCGAACCCCAGATGAGGGCGTTCGTATCCATACTGGATGCAGAGGTCGGCAAGGATGAAGCCGAAAGGTCAGAGAGACTTCTGGATGCCGTCGTGCAAAGCAGGCAGCAAGCAAAATAG
- a CDS encoding DUF2238 domain-containing protein encodes MSPQASRDGSAKPSRLPEMLAAVFVVVFVVLGIAPYDRTVWYMEVTPVIVIFLLLAGTARKFRFSGAAYLLMAVWLFWHTVGGHYTFERVPFDIITDAFGFARNHFDRVGHFSVGFYAYAFAELLTRRRLAGPMVTMLFGLFAIMAVACGWEILEWLVADAEGGEAGLAFLGSQGDVWDAQKDMLADTLGAIFALALFRLCGRRWGSMDPV; translated from the coding sequence ATGTCACCGCAGGCATCGCGGGATGGTTCCGCCAAGCCCTCACGCCTGCCGGAAATGCTGGCCGCCGTGTTCGTGGTGGTGTTCGTGGTGCTGGGCATCGCCCCGTACGACCGCACCGTGTGGTACATGGAGGTCACGCCGGTCATCGTCATCTTTCTTCTGCTGGCGGGCACGGCGCGCAAGTTCCGGTTCAGCGGCGCAGCCTACCTGCTGATGGCGGTGTGGCTGTTCTGGCATACCGTGGGCGGGCACTACACCTTCGAGCGGGTGCCATTCGACATCATTACCGACGCCTTCGGCTTTGCCCGCAACCACTTCGACCGGGTGGGGCATTTCAGCGTGGGCTTCTATGCCTACGCCTTCGCGGAACTGCTGACGCGTCGCCGCTTGGCCGGGCCGATGGTGACCATGCTTTTCGGGCTGTTCGCCATCATGGCCGTGGCCTGCGGCTGGGAAATCCTGGAATGGCTGGTGGCCGACGCCGAGGGCGGCGAGGCGGGGCTGGCCTTTCTGGGCAGCCAGGGCGACGTGTGGGATGCCCAGAAGGACATGCTGGCCGATACCTTGGGGGCCATCTTCGCGCTGGCGCTGTTCCGGCTGTGCGGCAGGCGCTGGGGCAGCATGGACCCGGTGTAG
- a CDS encoding HD domain-containing protein: MTACNPQLNLQGRGRLKRIVDFLNEAGMLRLTPRTGYQFLGTGNENVAEHSFRTAIIGYVLARMAGADPSRTAMLCLFHDFHEARIGDFNYVNRIYNTSKPRDAVVHAAEGTGLEVDMLEFWDDLEASHTPEAQLAHDADQLDLILNLKRELDLGNKYAGKWMESALERLRTEEGRELARTIAETDHTDWWFLGPDRAWWERKNGKE; encoded by the coding sequence ATGACCGCCTGCAATCCGCAGTTGAACCTTCAGGGGCGCGGCCGCCTGAAGCGTATCGTCGATTTCCTGAACGAGGCGGGCATGCTGCGCCTCACGCCGCGCACCGGCTACCAGTTTCTGGGCACCGGCAACGAGAACGTGGCCGAGCACTCCTTCCGCACCGCCATCATCGGCTACGTGCTGGCCCGCATGGCCGGGGCCGATCCTTCCCGTACCGCCATGCTGTGCCTGTTCCACGACTTCCACGAGGCGCGCATCGGCGACTTCAACTACGTCAATCGCATCTACAACACCTCGAAGCCGCGCGATGCCGTGGTGCACGCCGCCGAAGGCACCGGCCTTGAGGTGGACATGCTGGAGTTCTGGGACGACCTGGAGGCCTCGCATACGCCCGAAGCCCAACTGGCCCACGACGCGGACCAGCTGGACCTGATCCTGAACCTGAAGCGCGAACTGGACCTGGGCAACAAGTACGCGGGCAAGTGGATGGAAAGCGCGCTGGAACGGCTGCGCACCGAGGAAGGCCGCGAACTTGCCCGGACCATTGCCGAGACGGACCACACCGACTGGTGGTTTCTGGGCCCGGACCGGGCGTGGTGGGAGAGGAAGAACGGGAAGGAGTAG
- a CDS encoding ABC transporter permease, whose amino-acid sequence MQRLRIALRSLAAHRMRTALAMLGVFLGALALTAVLHISKAMVKKADMETQRLGPNLLQALSGQANFRREGSTRVTGMTTTFSLEDAREILGSVPQVRLGVPYAGGSMPVRYGRVKTGSQLMASPPAYAQVRMLETEHGRFYNDEEEATQAKVCVLGYAIAQRLFGDPADAVGKQVFFFRANVLVVGVLPEKGQDVTGANLDEMVFTPLSTYMRRFTNQDWISGVFMNLHDQNDEAAAKATVTDILRRRHHMGPSRKDDFSVISAQDSARLRNQALDLVWTLGVLSSSISFAVGALGILSIMILLVRARRLEIGIRRAVGASRTVIIRQFLAEAGVMAGVGGAAGVLAAVGIVTVVYAVGDFPYLYDPVLIVGACVASVLLGLVAGAYPAWQASRVEVLEVLRNPE is encoded by the coding sequence ATGCAGCGGCTGCGCATTGCCCTGCGTTCGCTGGCCGCCCACCGCATGCGCACGGCGCTGGCCATGCTGGGGGTCTTTCTGGGCGCGCTGGCGCTTACCGCCGTGCTGCACATCTCGAAGGCCATGGTCAAGAAGGCCGACATGGAGACGCAGCGCCTGGGCCCCAACCTGTTGCAGGCCCTGTCCGGGCAGGCCAACTTCCGGCGCGAAGGTTCCACCCGCGTCACCGGCATGACCACCACCTTCAGCCTGGAGGACGCCCGCGAAATCCTGGGGTCCGTGCCGCAGGTGCGGCTGGGCGTGCCGTATGCCGGCGGCTCCATGCCGGTGCGGTATGGCCGGGTGAAGACGGGCAGCCAGCTCATGGCATCGCCCCCGGCCTACGCGCAGGTGCGCATGCTGGAAACCGAACATGGCCGCTTCTACAACGACGAGGAAGAGGCCACGCAGGCCAAGGTGTGCGTGCTGGGCTACGCCATCGCGCAGCGCCTGTTCGGCGACCCGGCGGACGCCGTGGGCAAGCAGGTGTTCTTCTTTCGCGCCAACGTGCTGGTGGTGGGCGTGCTGCCCGAAAAGGGCCAGGACGTGACCGGCGCCAACCTGGACGAAATGGTGTTCACCCCGCTGTCCACGTACATGCGCCGCTTCACCAACCAGGACTGGATCAGCGGCGTATTCATGAACCTGCACGACCAGAATGACGAGGCCGCCGCCAAGGCCACCGTCACCGACATCCTGCGCCGCCGCCACCACATGGGGCCAAGCCGCAAGGACGACTTTTCGGTCATCTCGGCGCAGGATTCCGCCCGGCTGCGCAACCAGGCGCTGGATCTGGTGTGGACGCTGGGCGTGCTGTCGTCGTCCATCTCGTTCGCCGTGGGGGCGCTGGGCATCCTGTCCATCATGATCCTGCTGGTACGCGCCCGCAGGCTGGAGATCGGCATCCGCCGGGCCGTGGGCGCCAGCCGCACGGTAATCATCCGCCAGTTCCTGGCCGAGGCCGGGGTGATGGCCGGGGTGGGCGGCGCGGCGGGGGTGCTGGCGGCCGTGGGCATCGTCACCGTGGTGTATGCCGTGGGGGATTTTCCGTACCTGTACGACCCGGTACTGATTGTCGGGGCCTGCGTGGCATCGGTGCTGCTGGGGTTGGTGGCCGGGGCGTACCCGGCGTGGCAGGCATCGCGTGTGGAGGTGCTGGAGGTGCTCAGGAATCCTGAGTAG
- the panB gene encoding 3-methyl-2-oxobutanoate hydroxymethyltransferase: MSVHPAPQRSAPQQQTRRPVGTLDVRAAKGARRIAMLTAYDAPTAALVDGCDIDIILVGDSLGMVMLGRNDTLSVTMDEMVHHCRAVTGSVTRALVVADMPFLSYETSPTDALRNAGRLFREGGVRAVKLEGAGPYLPQVRALVDAGIPVMGHIGLTPQRVAQLGGFKVQGKTADAARRLLDDALALEQAGCFSIVLECVPSPVAARITAALTIPTIGIGAGPDCDGQVLVLHDMLGLQDRMVPRFVKRYANLAGQVTAAVTAYKQEVESGAFPGPEHGFAMPDEELRQWGGDGAPNGKE, translated from the coding sequence ATGAGCGTTCATCCGGCACCGCAGCGTTCCGCCCCCCAACAGCAGACACGCCGCCCCGTGGGCACGCTGGACGTGCGCGCCGCCAAGGGCGCGCGGCGCATCGCCATGCTCACCGCCTACGACGCCCCCACCGCCGCCCTCGTGGACGGCTGCGACATCGACATCATCCTGGTGGGCGATTCGCTGGGTATGGTCATGCTGGGCCGAAACGACACCCTGTCCGTGACCATGGACGAAATGGTGCACCACTGCCGCGCGGTGACCGGCAGCGTCACCCGCGCGCTGGTGGTGGCGGACATGCCCTTCCTGTCCTACGAAACGAGCCCGACGGACGCGCTGCGCAACGCCGGGCGGCTGTTCCGCGAAGGGGGCGTGCGCGCCGTGAAGCTGGAAGGCGCCGGGCCGTACCTGCCGCAGGTGCGCGCCCTGGTGGACGCGGGCATTCCGGTCATGGGGCACATCGGCCTCACCCCGCAGCGGGTGGCGCAACTGGGCGGATTCAAGGTGCAGGGCAAGACCGCCGACGCGGCCCGCCGACTGCTGGACGACGCCCTGGCCCTGGAGCAGGCGGGCTGCTTTTCCATCGTGCTGGAATGCGTGCCCTCGCCCGTGGCCGCGCGCATCACCGCCGCGCTGACCATCCCCACCATCGGCATCGGCGCCGGGCCGGACTGCGACGGGCAGGTGCTGGTGCTGCACGACATGCTGGGCCTGCAGGACCGCATGGTGCCCCGCTTCGTCAAGCGTTACGCCAACCTGGCCGGGCAGGTGACAGCCGCCGTGACCGCCTACAAGCAGGAAGTGGAAAGCGGCGCCTTTCCCGGCCCGGAACACGGCTTTGCCATGCCCGACGAGGAGTTGCGCCAATGGGGCGGGGACGGAGCCCCCAACGGCAAGGAATGA
- a CDS encoding AraC family transcriptional regulator: protein MIEAIGVEKRNAILKEKLLKWLPEQSRLETQIFGLALSRFDQETSAEKCFYHPIVALIVQGFKRSMIGNHDADYGERHSMVVGVDMPGIFHITHASQQNPFLSLSVRLDRRIISQLATEMPSIVTSYNKPANPVAISEASEELLEAFIRLVDLLDTPSRIPVFAPMILREIHFHLLSGSQGDCLRLFSTGGTQTSQIAQAITWLRENYTGHLHMEELARQVNMAPSTFNRHFKQVTSLSPLQFQKRLRLYEAERLMLLEGKDAGTAAVMVGYESGSQFSREYKRQFGAPPRRDVAQKRS from the coding sequence ATGATTGAAGCAATAGGCGTGGAAAAACGAAATGCCATTCTCAAAGAGAAGCTGCTCAAGTGGCTCCCGGAACAATCCCGACTGGAAACACAGATTTTCGGTTTGGCATTAAGCCGCTTTGACCAGGAAACTTCTGCGGAAAAATGCTTCTATCACCCCATCGTCGCGCTTATTGTCCAAGGATTCAAACGTTCCATGATCGGCAACCACGACGCCGATTATGGTGAGCGGCATTCAATGGTTGTAGGCGTTGATATGCCGGGAATATTTCATATCACCCATGCGTCGCAGCAAAACCCTTTCCTCTCGCTATCTGTAAGACTTGACAGACGCATCATTTCCCAATTGGCGACAGAAATGCCTTCAATAGTCACGTCGTACAACAAGCCTGCAAATCCTGTAGCCATTTCAGAAGCCAGCGAAGAACTTCTCGAAGCATTCATACGGCTGGTCGATCTGCTGGACACACCGTCAAGAATACCTGTCTTTGCCCCCATGATCCTCCGCGAAATTCATTTCCACTTGCTTTCGGGCAGCCAGGGTGACTGTCTGCGGCTGTTCAGTACTGGCGGAACACAAACCAGCCAAATTGCCCAAGCCATCACCTGGCTGCGAGAAAACTACACAGGCCATCTCCACATGGAAGAACTGGCCCGCCAGGTCAACATGGCCCCTTCGACATTCAACCGCCATTTCAAGCAGGTGACCAGCCTCAGCCCGCTCCAATTCCAGAAACGCCTGCGCCTTTACGAAGCGGAGCGCCTCATGTTGCTTGAGGGAAAGGATGCTGGCACGGCGGCGGTTATGGTTGGCTATGAAAGCGGTTCGCAGTTCAGCAGGGAATACAAGCGCCAGTTCGGGGCGCCACCCCGTCGGGACGTGGCGCAGAAACGGTCGTAG